In Miscanthus floridulus cultivar M001 chromosome 5, ASM1932011v1, whole genome shotgun sequence, one genomic interval encodes:
- the LOC136453915 gene encoding uncharacterized protein, giving the protein MDGRRPEMRRTMTLSEQLSTPDPAIRDFLKIPHDADVGNGDSPSAVDAQGSGGGGGDRTTGWKPLRDRLRLRRAVGAWQKPKPGAAAAHAPTNSGDLSNISSANNRSNKYNYNPGEAAAAFSRTFSRAPSLRAPSLKATPTFSRVVSTRAGPAASRSSSRRPATHDFRDVEERRHDDDGEEEEDDDEEEDEDEEEEEKEAPAAQMSLMALLGATDEWDDDEDEEDGGGGARKKGEGDDDEDDGEGREEEMVHVCCVCMVRHKGAAFIPCGHTFCRLCSRELWVSRGNCPLCNGFIQEILDIF; this is encoded by the coding sequence ATGGACGGCCGGCGGCCGGAGATGCGGCGGACGATGACGCTGTCCGAGCAGCTGTCCACGCCCGACCCGGCCATCCGCGACTTCCTCAAGATCCCCCACGACGCCGACGTCGGCAACGGAGATAGCCCCTCGGCGGTGGACGCGCAGgggtccggcggcggcggcggcgacaggaCGACCGGTTGGAAGCCGCTGCGggaccggctccggctccggcgcgCGGTGGGCGCCTGGCAGAAGCCTAAGCCTGGCGCGGCCGCGGCCCACGCCCCGACGAACAGCGGCGACCTCAGCAACATCAGCAGCGCCAACAATCGCAGCAACAAGTACAACTACAACcccggcgaggcggcggcggcgttctcCCGCACCTTCTCCCGCGCGCCGTCGCTCCGCGCGCCCTCGCTTAAGGCGACGCCCACGTTCTCGCGCGTCGTGTCCACCCGGGCCGGCCCCGCCGCCTCCCGCTCCAGCTCCAGGCGCCCCGCGACGCACGACTTCCGCGACGTCGAAGAGCGACGCCACGACGACGacggggaagaggaagaggacgatgacgaggaggaggacgaggacgaggaggaggaagagaaggaggcccCCGCGGCGCAAATGTCTCTGATGGCGCTGCTGGGGGCGACGGACGAGTGGGACGACGACGAAGACGAggaggatggcggcggcggcgcgcgcaagAAAGGCGagggcgacgacgacgaggacgacggcgAGGGGCGGGAGGAGGAGATGGTGCACGTGTGCTGCGTGTGCATGGTGCGGCACAAGGGCGCGGCCTTCATCCCCTGCGGCCACACCTTCTGCCGCCTCTGCTCCCGCGAGCTCTGGGTCAGCCGCGGCAACTGCCCGCTCTGCAACGGCTTCATCCAGGAGATCCTCGACATCTTCTGA
- the LOC136453914 gene encoding CRIB domain-containing protein RIC4-like — translation MSREQQTPPPPRRFMAIPFASGCRSHSSVDVVDTTRHGKKPHPQGAETGAVPGGASVRPPAPAAAASAAGGKGESLVARLLRGFKNLSQIFAVYDEDEDEEEREMVIGLPTDVKHVAHIGWDGSTSTTTSLRSWNRAAAPPQLQEQYPLPQPALSMRQFELAMAAQAAGGATTTSGGGAAHRRHS, via the exons ATGAGCAGGGAACAGcagacaccgccgccgccgcggcggttcatggccatccccttcGCCTCCGGCTGCCGCTCCCACTCCAGCGTCGACGTCGTCGACACCACGCGCCACGGCAAGAAGCCCCACCCGCAAG GGGCTGAAACAGGGGCGGTGCCAGGCGGCGCGTCGGTGAGGCCGCCGGCCCCGGCAGCGGCGGCGTCTGCGGCGGGGGGCAAGGGGGAGTCGCTGGTGGCGCGGCTCCTGCGCGGGTTCAAGAACCTGTCCCAGATCTTCGCGGTgtacgacgaggacgaggacgaggaggagcggGAGATGGTGATCGGGCTCCCCACGGACGTAaaacacgtggcacacatcggaTGGGAcggcagcaccagcaccaccaccagcctCCGCTCCTGGAACCGCGCCGCGGCGCCCCCGCAGCTGCAGGAGCAGTACCCGCTGCCCCAGCCGGCGCTGTCCATGCGGCAGTtcgagctcgccatggccgcccAGGCCGCTGGAGGCGCCACGACCACGAGCGGAGGCGGAGCTGCCCACCGGCGTCACAGCTAG
- the LOC136453911 gene encoding protein SENSITIVITY TO RED LIGHT REDUCED 1-like: MLFQICRVPTIGKRQVVSSRGHFSYQTQRQTSGSSFRVPNQPMSAAAAVAVATAASDWTIVRRRGRLRGDDPRPTSQPDAPTPLPVIPIPWSPSDSSLDPARVSRLVARAHAAISRVAASRLYRSLLLQASSLRRRLGLLAPARLSLLGVGSFESSPVARLQLALAALLRRDLLPEAASADLFDPVLSAVECAAAAALGFSVPSLDDGCRRRAEEPTLFYMPHCEASLYDALLAANWDSPAQLRRVCVLGNSFRRYALQAEENRSCPATKAPHVLAAERFAREERIGDTGDLDDDDWFAHAFNETSWHFFELHDDVDLAATIAVGRR, translated from the coding sequence ATGCTATTTCAGATCTGCCGAGTGCCGACCATTGGCAAGCGCCAGGTGGTCAGCAGCCGCGGGCACTTTTCCTACCAGACGCAGAGACAGACATCCGGATCCAGTTTCCGAGTCCCGAACCAACCcatgtccgccgccgccgccgtcgccgtcgcgacTGCTGCCAGCGACTGGACCATagtccgccgccgcggccgcctccgcggcgacgaCCCACGCCCCACCTCCCAGCCCGACGCCCCGACGCCGCTCCCCGTGATCCCAATCCCCTGGTCCCCCTCCGATTCCTCCCTCGACCCCGCCCGCGTCTCCCGCCTCGTGGCGCGCGCCCACGCCGCCATCTCCCGCGTCGCCGCCTCCCGCCTCTACCGCAGCCTCCTCCTCCAGGCCTCgtcgctccgccgccgcctcggcctcCTCGCCCCCGCCCGCCTCTCCCTCCTCGGCGTCGGCAGCTTCGAGTCCTCCCCCGTCGCGCGCCTCCAGCTCGCGCTCGCCGCCCTCCTCCGCCGCGACCTCCTCCCGGAGGCCGCCTCCGCGGACCTCTTCGACCCCGTCCTCTCAGCCGTCGAGtgcgcggccgccgcggcgctCGGCTTCTCCGTCCCGAGTCTCGACGACGGGTGCCGCCGCCGCGCGGAGGAGCCCACGCTCTTCTACATGCCCCACTGCGAGGCGTCGCTCTACGACGCGCTCCTCGCCGCCAACTGGGATTCCCCCGCGCAGCTGCGCCGCGTCTGCGTGCTCGGCAACAGCTTCCGGCGGTACGCGCTCCAGGCCGAGGAGAACCGCTCTTGCCCCGCCACCAAGGCCCCGCATGTCCTCGCGGCAGAGCGGTTCGCGCGCGAGGAGCGGATCGGCGACACGGGTGATCTGGATGACGACGATTGGTTCGCCCACGCGTTCAACGAGACGAGCTGGCATTTCTTCGAGCTGCACGACGACGTCGACTTGGCCGCCACCATTGCTGTCGGAAGGAGATAA